Proteins encoded within one genomic window of Pieris brassicae chromosome 12, ilPieBrab1.1, whole genome shotgun sequence:
- the LOC123717478 gene encoding collagenase-like, whose product MRLLILISVLITINNACGEYEPIVRNYHGEVGIPEAARIRAAEAAMRPNNEAVKFPYVAGLIIKLTSGEESVCSASLLSHTILVTAGQCWRTNYHQGETMTVVLGSNLLFSGGVRVDTNNVNVHTSYNMDRVTNDVAVVTIKHVDFTDNINSIPLDSRMNPDFYGTTSTVVGFGTVGADNDRKYSMRDIKVEIIRQNQCYFVFGYMAIVASVNCAKNVVGNISCTGDTGGPLIINNTLGGIASFTGPQGCERNIPVAYTLIVYAVGWISQFL is encoded by the exons ATGAGGTTACTTATATTAATCAGTGTATTGATAACCATCAATAATGCTTGTGGAGAGTACGAGCCAATAGTAAGAAACTATCATGGAGAAGTTGGTATCCCGGAAGCAGCGCGTATCAGGGCAGCAGAAGCAGCCATGAGACCCAATAATGAAGCAGTGAAATTTCCTTATGTG GCAGGTTTAATCATCAAATTAACGAGTGGTGAGGAGTCCGTGTGCAGTGCCTCTCTTCTATCTCATACTATATTAGTGACAGCTGGTCAATGCTGGCGCACCAACTATCACCAAGGAGAGACGATGACAGTTGTCCTTGGATCCAATCTCCTTTTTTCTGGTGGTGTTCGAGTCGACACCAATAATGTAAATGTACATACAAGCTACAATATGGACAGGGTAACAAACGACGTCGCGGTGGTCACCATAAAGCACGTTGATTTTACag acaatataaattcaatacCATTGGACTCAAGAATGAACCCTGATTTCTATGGAACGACATCAACTGTAGTTGGGTTTGGTACAGTTGGAGCTG ataatgaTCGTAAGTATTCAATGAGGGATATCAAGGTCGAAATAATACGTCAAAACCAATGTTACTTTGTATTTGGTTACATGGCAATAGTTGCTTCAGTAAATTGCGCTAAAAATGTCGTTGGTAACATTTCCTGTACTGGTGACACTGGAGGTCCTCTAATCATTAATAATACGTTG gGTGGCATTGCATCTTTTACCGGACCCCAAGGTTGCGAACGTAATATACCTGTTGCCTATACCTTAATAGTTTACGCTGTTGGTTGGattagtcaattcttatag